Proteins from a single region of Psychrobacter cryohalolentis K5:
- a CDS encoding AAA family ATPase, protein MRLIELRLKNLNSLKGEWHIDFSDAAFLNEGIFAITGQTGAGKTTILDAICLALYSQTPRLGDITGSTNEIMTQGTGECSAEVIIEIDAKQYQCSWYQHRAHKKAKGNLLPIKHEISEVKSGKILEEKKSKTSAYIQTLIGMDFSQFTRSIMLAQGSFAAFLKSDIGDRAAILEKITGTAIYAKISLNVHEKKRLEEDVLSKLQAGVDGLSLLSVENENLLEADLKVLNQQQSTQRQTFKTLSEQLQWLNNIQQLQSNLSIYQSEFASAQQAQQAYIPEAKRLSIANKALEIDSQFRELSYRRDTVQKLDIEQQSLMSQIPAQQESLTQAARHLDNANTLEKQASDNLQINLPLIAQVRELDSNIRQQSQSLGEDSQRKELLAGNVQILSQAIQSHQQTADSTKTQLNNIDNYFDNYPELSDLDTDMTIFDSSCQRLRALLEDNAKLSAARMSQHSHARQLQADFEILSKQQDTDLSLVAQRREQLLNLQQQQAVIIQKQPLASMRGEQEQIDPIIIQIEQVSFKITQRSQLISQIHKINLTLPVLKQELMVLEDLVATHRTDIQSTKLKKQDKQTHLHLLQKIARLEDYILELKDGTPCPLCGAHEHPYGKHHPLLDSQLDNKQALPLTQQTQQQIAELDILIEHLEQALSKHHIDHATKNETISNQQQQLVTLQQQCEMLSNDIQDSLLSLFNANQNCSKAIAGIIHPLYQLSKDINAIDNDVERTLPLLNSVKQKLLEQKQSLKDLLFQHDDLTQSISELSIAIESDEKQHQVLMSKINHLTTDIKLHSQKIDTTEDKIATNFLALTSLTSSILTLADKYPADNYAEYLSIDFKKADIQSALKQLDASTDEKTVLDSSNYERHIDRLRQQRSMLSQLKKYFNERKNSQQQLTNTLSTVSAQIDTKQTQLCTDESALKNLEHLIADKKIDLEMLKSKRTELFSDKNPESEDTLLRRTVDEAKAKQANAQRQLDSTQQVLEQLQNRQRQLLAELQSATTALNTQQAVFMEHLTAAQFVDEDAFTRARLPKEERDALHTRKLAIDSALQQAKSQLDSTQQSLEQNLSLAMTNVSQEMIAAQHQHIQMEIDQLSQQIGAIVQKLKDNENQKGQRATQLTAINTQKEKLQVWQQLHTLIGSADGKKYRTFAQGLTFEVMISHANSQLQKMSDRYLLIHDDSNPLELNVIDNYQGGDIRSTKNLSGGEGFIISLALALGLSQMASHNIRVDSLFLDEGFGTLDEESLDIALDTLTGLQQEGKLIGIISHVQALKDRILTQIKVEKISGGFSQISGQGCRRVMSDKV, encoded by the coding sequence ATGCGCCTAATTGAACTCAGACTTAAAAACCTCAACTCCTTAAAAGGCGAATGGCACATTGATTTTAGTGACGCCGCTTTTCTTAACGAAGGTATCTTTGCTATTACCGGGCAAACAGGCGCTGGCAAGACCACTATTTTAGATGCTATTTGCTTGGCGCTCTACAGCCAAACGCCACGACTCGGTGATATTACTGGCTCTACCAATGAGATCATGACCCAAGGTACAGGAGAGTGCTCGGCTGAAGTTATTATCGAGATTGACGCCAAGCAATATCAGTGTTCATGGTACCAACATCGTGCCCACAAAAAAGCCAAAGGTAACTTATTACCGATTAAGCACGAGATTAGCGAGGTCAAGTCTGGCAAGATTTTAGAAGAGAAAAAATCCAAAACCTCAGCTTATATTCAAACGCTTATTGGCATGGATTTTAGCCAATTTACCCGCTCCATCATGCTTGCGCAAGGTAGTTTTGCCGCGTTTTTAAAATCTGATATTGGTGATAGAGCGGCGATTTTGGAGAAAATAACTGGTACCGCTATCTATGCCAAAATCTCACTCAATGTTCATGAGAAAAAACGCTTGGAAGAAGATGTGCTCAGTAAGTTGCAGGCAGGCGTTGATGGCTTGTCTTTACTAAGTGTTGAAAACGAAAACCTATTGGAAGCCGATCTAAAAGTATTGAATCAGCAGCAGAGTACGCAGCGACAAACCTTTAAGACATTAAGTGAGCAGCTACAATGGCTAAATAACATACAACAGCTACAAAGCAACCTGTCTATTTATCAGAGCGAGTTTGCAAGCGCCCAGCAAGCGCAGCAAGCTTATATTCCAGAGGCTAAGCGTTTAAGTATTGCAAACAAGGCATTAGAGATTGATAGCCAGTTTCGTGAGCTTAGCTATCGCCGTGATACGGTCCAGAAGCTTGATATTGAGCAACAGAGTTTGATGAGTCAAATCCCTGCCCAGCAAGAATCGCTGACGCAAGCTGCTCGCCATTTAGACAATGCCAATACGCTAGAAAAGCAAGCATCAGACAACCTTCAAATAAATTTGCCTCTCATCGCACAGGTACGCGAATTAGACAGCAATATAAGGCAACAGTCTCAATCCTTAGGGGAAGATAGTCAGCGAAAGGAATTATTGGCAGGCAATGTACAGATATTAAGCCAAGCCATCCAAAGTCATCAGCAAACCGCCGATAGCACCAAAACTCAGCTAAATAATATCGACAATTACTTTGACAACTACCCAGAGCTGAGTGACCTTGATACCGATATGACAATCTTTGATAGTAGCTGTCAACGATTAAGGGCGCTACTAGAAGATAATGCTAAACTTTCAGCCGCTAGGATGAGTCAACATAGCCATGCCCGCCAGCTACAAGCGGATTTTGAGATATTGTCTAAACAGCAAGATACTGATCTTTCATTGGTAGCGCAGCGGCGCGAGCAACTGCTAAATCTCCAACAGCAGCAAGCAGTGATCATTCAAAAGCAGCCGCTTGCTAGTATGCGCGGTGAGCAAGAACAAATCGATCCAATCATCATACAAATTGAGCAGGTGAGCTTTAAGATTACACAGCGTTCTCAGCTGATCAGTCAAATCCATAAAATCAATCTCACGCTACCGGTATTGAAGCAAGAGCTGATGGTCTTAGAAGATTTAGTTGCCACTCATCGCACCGACATTCAGAGCACTAAGCTTAAAAAACAAGACAAACAGACGCACCTTCATTTACTGCAAAAAATTGCAAGACTTGAAGATTATATCTTGGAGCTTAAAGACGGTACGCCCTGCCCGCTTTGCGGCGCGCATGAGCATCCTTATGGTAAGCATCATCCGCTATTGGATAGCCAACTTGACAATAAACAAGCATTGCCACTAACACAGCAGACCCAGCAGCAAATAGCTGAGCTTGATATACTCATTGAGCATCTCGAACAAGCGTTATCTAAACATCATATCGACCATGCTACTAAAAATGAGACCATTAGCAATCAACAGCAGCAGTTAGTAACATTACAGCAGCAGTGTGAGATGTTGAGCAACGACATTCAAGATAGCCTACTTTCACTTTTTAACGCCAATCAAAATTGTTCCAAAGCGATTGCAGGGATTATTCATCCGCTTTATCAACTGAGTAAGGATATCAATGCGATTGATAATGACGTTGAACGCACATTACCTTTACTAAACAGCGTCAAACAAAAGCTACTCGAGCAAAAGCAGTCTCTTAAAGACTTATTGTTTCAACATGATGACTTGACACAAAGCATATCAGAGCTCTCTATTGCTATAGAGAGTGATGAAAAGCAGCATCAGGTATTGATGAGCAAGATCAATCACCTGACGACGGATATCAAGCTACACTCGCAGAAAATAGACACTACTGAAGATAAAATAGCCACCAACTTTTTGGCATTAACCTCTCTTACTAGCAGTATTCTAACTTTGGCAGATAAGTATCCGGCGGATAACTATGCAGAATACTTAAGTATTGATTTTAAAAAAGCAGACATTCAAAGCGCACTTAAGCAATTGGATGCTAGTACTGATGAGAAAACCGTACTAGATAGCAGTAACTATGAGCGTCATATTGACAGATTACGTCAACAGCGCAGCATGCTAAGTCAGCTAAAAAAATATTTTAACGAGAGAAAAAACAGCCAGCAACAGCTAACCAATACATTAAGTACAGTGAGCGCTCAAATTGACACTAAGCAAACACAGCTTTGCACGGATGAAAGCGCACTAAAGAATCTCGAACACTTAATAGCGGACAAAAAGATAGATCTTGAGATGCTCAAGAGCAAAAGAACAGAGCTTTTTTCAGACAAAAACCCAGAGTCAGAAGACACTCTACTGCGCCGCACAGTGGATGAGGCAAAAGCCAAACAAGCAAATGCTCAAAGACAGCTAGACAGCACGCAGCAAGTATTAGAGCAATTGCAAAACAGACAACGACAGCTATTGGCAGAATTGCAGTCTGCTACGACAGCGCTAAATACGCAGCAAGCTGTATTTATGGAGCATCTAACAGCGGCGCAGTTTGTGGATGAAGACGCTTTTACCCGTGCGCGCCTGCCTAAAGAAGAGCGTGATGCTTTACATACTCGTAAGCTTGCGATTGACAGCGCCTTGCAGCAGGCAAAGTCACAGTTAGATAGCACCCAACAATCATTAGAGCAGAACCTATCTCTTGCTATGACGAATGTCAGCCAAGAAATGATTGCCGCCCAACATCAGCATATTCAGATGGAGATTGATCAGCTCAGCCAACAGATTGGTGCTATTGTTCAAAAGCTCAAAGACAATGAGAACCAAAAAGGTCAACGAGCAACGCAGCTTACCGCCATTAATACGCAAAAAGAGAAGTTACAAGTTTGGCAGCAGCTGCATACTTTAATTGGTTCAGCCGATGGTAAGAAATATCGTACCTTTGCTCAAGGCTTAACCTTTGAAGTTATGATTAGCCATGCCAATAGCCAACTACAAAAAATGAGTGACCGCTATTTGCTGATTCATGATGACAGCAATCCGCTTGAGCTTAATGTGATTGATAACTATCAAGGCGGCGATATTCGCAGCACCAAAAACTTATCTGGTGGTGAAGGCTTCATTATCAGTCTCGCGCTCGCTCTTGGACTATCTCAAATGGCCAGTCACAACATCCGTGTGGATTCGCTATTTTTGGATGAAGGTTTTGGCACGCTTGATGAAGAGTCGTTAGATATTGCTCTAGATACCTTGACAGGCTTGCAACAAGAAGGGAAATTGATTGGTATTATCTCTCATGTACAGGCGTTAAAAGATCGCATTTTGACCCAAATAAAGGTCGAAAAAATATCGGGCGGCTTTAGCCAAATCAGCGGTCAAGGATGTCGGCGCGTTATGAGTGATAAAGTATGA
- a CDS encoding NAD-glutamate dehydrogenase, with the protein MPNSLNIAKERISQISDIATSYVQADKSLFDHFIHSYYQPLHQETAKDISNADLAGMALHHFTLLKAYDRSHPQLAILNPIAEEQHFHSSHTVIQIVAYDRPFLVDTLLMSLEEQGIDVHRTYHIIVNVERDENGAITKVESAQESGTSHMSLIHCEISYQDNDELAALKQMLLAKVDTLDVVVDDWQQIRAKLTDIKAELATKTLPEVFYSQQEIQAFLDWVLDDHFIFLGYREYRLEDGHRIEVNSVGNTANQDDRSDLDLFSIGNSGLGLLRGGSEDQLSKSFDELPSNLKRLLTAPQVLVLSKSSRVSPVHRPVYMDFLGIHKFDDNGKLIGEHRFIGLFTAQAYQLSVQQIPLLREKSNKIMAMAKLPRDGHAYHKMMHIINTLPRDDLFQASIEDLYPTVLGISQLQDKKSLRLFCRIDHYQRFVSCLVYIPRDKFNTELRIKVQNVLKEAYGGTSSGFTTEFNESEHARVHVHVRTVPGQVHEVDTAALQAKLSFLMQSWSDNYQKMLLDNVGEQHANALTRRFLSYIPAAYQERFDARTAVEDTKRLAGLSDEQPMIWHLYQSTGDASNQLHLKLYGRQKAVILSKVLPVLENFGVSVISAQTYEFDLPEQPIWMQEYELVLEHVDTIDMQVVRAQFEDSLKQIWAGQVESDSLNELVLTTKLDTYDVVVLRALSRYMMQAKAPFSNVYIQQTMVKNSDISVALGSLFDARMNPNYSEEERTSKTSQIRAQITTALAGVSSLDEDRIFRWYLDLINAMVRTNFYQREANGQRKDRLSFKFLAADIPNLPKPKPMFEIFVYSPRVEAVHLRGGKVARGGLRWSDRMEDFRTEVLGLVKAQMVKNAVIVPVGSKGGFIVKTKTMADGRDVFQAEGIACYQTFLRGMLDVTDNIVDGAIVPPANTVRHDEDDPYLVVAADKGTATFSDIANALSAEYNFWLDDAFASGGSVGYDHKAMGITARGGWESVKRHFRMRGMDIQNRDDFTVVAIGDMSGDVFGNGMLRSTHTKLVAAFNHLHIFIDPNPDTAASFAERERLFNLPRSSWEDYNQSLISQGGGIFSRQDKTIAISPEMKAVFDISDDSLAPNDFISALLKSPVDLIWNGGIGTYVKSSEESHADVGDRANDAVRVNGGELRAAIVGEGGNLGLTQRGRIEYAQTGGRIYTDAIDNSGGVNCSDHEVNIKILLGKVVEQGDMTLKQRNELLESMTETISELVLRQNYLQPQAIELSQIRAAANLSDHQRFIQMLEAEGRLDRAIEYLPSDEEIAKRQKSGTGLTNPELAVVMAYGKMWVYDNLLLSDLPDAPYFVNELRKYFPDELASKFFDEMTEHRLHREIISTYMTNSVVNRLGIEALFRLHEETGQTLATIVRGYAIARDVFHVSKAWELLEALDNQVDATLLLELELRLRDALENGVVWFINAFGQDLQVADMISRFEDSVEKLTKSGGFIEQQFSQYLQADTTSLIEDGLSINDASMFAMLPYHVDALDAALLAEQYERPVDEIATLYFEAYHVLQLDWMIDNIAILPQQDHWDRRARHALANDVSRSLRMLMETLLTQPDAIQAFSDWKSRHASQLAGVTAEMNKLDSNNDSQISLSTLSVLMSELSGLVTK; encoded by the coding sequence ATGCCAAACTCTCTAAATATCGCAAAAGAGCGGATCAGCCAGATAAGCGATATTGCCACCAGTTATGTACAAGCGGACAAATCATTATTTGACCACTTTATTCATAGCTACTATCAGCCATTACATCAAGAGACTGCAAAGGACATCAGTAATGCTGATTTGGCTGGGATGGCGCTGCATCATTTTACGCTATTAAAAGCCTATGATCGTAGCCATCCGCAGCTTGCCATATTAAACCCCATTGCAGAAGAGCAGCATTTTCACAGCTCACATACCGTTATCCAAATCGTTGCCTATGATCGACCATTTTTGGTCGACACGCTATTGATGAGTCTTGAAGAGCAAGGCATCGATGTGCATCGTACTTATCATATCATTGTCAATGTCGAACGCGATGAAAATGGCGCGATCACTAAAGTTGAAAGCGCTCAAGAAAGTGGCACCTCACACATGTCTTTGATTCATTGTGAAATCTCTTATCAAGACAATGATGAATTGGCGGCATTAAAACAGATGCTGCTGGCAAAAGTAGACACCCTTGATGTCGTCGTTGATGACTGGCAGCAGATACGTGCCAAGCTAACCGATATAAAAGCGGAACTTGCTACAAAAACACTGCCGGAAGTATTTTACTCTCAACAAGAGATTCAAGCATTTTTAGATTGGGTCTTGGACGATCACTTTATCTTTTTGGGATATCGAGAGTACCGCTTGGAAGACGGGCACAGAATCGAGGTTAATAGTGTTGGCAATACAGCCAACCAAGACGACCGTAGTGATTTGGATTTATTTTCTATTGGTAATAGTGGGCTTGGGCTATTACGTGGCGGTAGTGAAGATCAGCTTTCAAAAAGCTTTGACGAGCTGCCAAGCAATCTAAAAAGACTGCTAACAGCGCCGCAAGTATTGGTATTGTCAAAATCAAGCCGAGTATCGCCAGTACATCGCCCAGTTTATATGGATTTTTTGGGCATTCATAAGTTTGATGATAATGGAAAACTCATCGGTGAGCATCGTTTTATTGGTCTTTTTACAGCGCAAGCTTATCAACTAAGCGTGCAACAAATTCCATTATTACGCGAAAAATCCAATAAAATCATGGCGATGGCAAAACTACCACGTGATGGTCATGCGTATCATAAAATGATGCATATCATTAACACCTTGCCGCGCGATGACTTGTTTCAAGCCAGCATTGAAGATCTTTACCCGACAGTACTAGGAATTAGCCAACTACAGGACAAAAAAAGCCTGCGCTTATTTTGCCGTATCGATCATTACCAGCGTTTTGTTTCCTGCTTGGTCTATATTCCGCGTGATAAATTCAATACCGAACTTCGCATCAAGGTACAGAACGTCCTAAAAGAAGCTTATGGTGGTACATCTTCAGGCTTTACAACGGAGTTTAATGAATCTGAACATGCCCGCGTCCATGTGCATGTCCGTACAGTGCCAGGTCAAGTGCATGAGGTGGATACCGCTGCGCTCCAAGCCAAGCTGTCCTTTTTGATGCAGTCGTGGAGTGATAATTATCAAAAAATGCTGCTGGATAATGTCGGTGAGCAGCATGCCAATGCTCTGACGCGCAGATTTTTAAGTTATATCCCTGCCGCTTACCAAGAGCGATTCGATGCACGTACTGCCGTTGAAGATACCAAGCGTTTGGCTGGACTTAGCGATGAGCAGCCGATGATTTGGCACTTGTATCAATCGACAGGTGACGCAAGCAATCAGTTGCACTTAAAGCTATATGGTCGTCAAAAAGCAGTTATCTTATCTAAAGTCTTACCCGTACTAGAGAACTTCGGGGTATCAGTTATCTCAGCGCAGACCTATGAGTTTGATTTACCTGAGCAACCTATTTGGATGCAGGAGTATGAGCTGGTCTTAGAGCACGTTGATACCATTGATATGCAAGTGGTGCGTGCACAATTTGAGGACAGCTTAAAGCAAATTTGGGCAGGACAGGTGGAGAGTGATTCGCTTAACGAATTGGTATTGACCACCAAGTTAGATACTTATGATGTGGTGGTACTGCGCGCCTTGTCACGCTATATGATGCAAGCGAAAGCACCGTTCTCAAATGTCTATATTCAACAAACTATGGTCAAAAACAGTGACATCAGTGTCGCATTAGGCAGTTTATTTGATGCACGAATGAATCCTAACTATAGTGAAGAGGAACGTACCAGCAAAACCAGCCAGATTCGAGCACAGATTACCACCGCATTAGCAGGTGTCAGTAGCTTGGATGAAGATCGTATCTTCCGCTGGTACTTGGATTTAATTAACGCCATGGTCCGTACCAACTTTTATCAAAGAGAGGCGAATGGGCAGCGTAAAGATCGTTTGTCCTTTAAATTTTTGGCAGCAGATATTCCAAATTTGCCAAAACCTAAGCCGATGTTTGAGATATTTGTCTATTCACCACGCGTTGAAGCAGTGCATTTGCGCGGTGGTAAAGTCGCTCGCGGCGGGCTGCGCTGGTCTGATCGTATGGAAGATTTCCGTACTGAAGTACTTGGTCTGGTTAAAGCACAAATGGTCAAAAATGCCGTTATCGTACCGGTTGGCTCAAAAGGCGGTTTTATCGTTAAAACCAAAACGATGGCGGATGGTCGTGATGTATTCCAAGCTGAAGGTATTGCCTGCTATCAGACATTCCTTCGCGGTATGCTTGATGTGACCGACAATATCGTCGATGGTGCGATTGTCCCGCCAGCCAATACCGTACGTCATGATGAAGATGATCCGTATTTGGTGGTCGCTGCCGATAAAGGTACGGCAACCTTTTCTGATATCGCTAATGCTTTGTCTGCTGAATATAACTTTTGGCTAGATGATGCCTTTGCTTCTGGTGGCTCGGTTGGTTATGACCACAAAGCGATGGGCATTACCGCCCGCGGTGGTTGGGAGTCGGTCAAGCGCCACTTCCGTATGCGCGGCATGGACATTCAAAATCGCGATGATTTTACCGTCGTGGCGATTGGCGACATGAGTGGTGACGTCTTTGGTAACGGTATGCTCAGATCAACCCATACCAAACTGGTTGCTGCCTTTAACCATCTGCATATTTTTATTGACCCAAATCCAGATACAGCAGCGTCTTTTGCAGAACGCGAGCGCTTATTTAACTTACCTCGCTCGTCATGGGAAGATTATAACCAGTCTCTCATTAGCCAAGGCGGTGGTATCTTCTCACGTCAAGACAAGACCATTGCTATCAGCCCTGAAATGAAAGCGGTTTTTGATATCTCAGATGACAGCTTAGCACCAAATGACTTTATCAGCGCGTTGCTAAAATCGCCAGTAGATCTCATTTGGAATGGTGGTATCGGTACTTATGTGAAAAGTAGTGAGGAGAGTCATGCTGACGTAGGTGATCGTGCCAATGATGCCGTACGTGTCAACGGTGGCGAATTACGTGCGGCTATCGTCGGTGAAGGCGGTAACCTAGGCCTCACGCAACGAGGTCGTATCGAGTATGCCCAAACTGGTGGACGTATTTATACTGATGCTATCGATAACTCAGGCGGCGTCAACTGCTCAGATCATGAAGTCAATATCAAAATCTTACTTGGCAAAGTGGTTGAGCAAGGTGATATGACGTTGAAGCAGCGTAATGAGCTTCTTGAAAGCATGACCGAGACCATTAGCGAATTGGTGCTGCGTCAAAACTATCTGCAACCGCAAGCAATTGAGCTGAGTCAAATCCGGGCAGCTGCAAACTTAAGCGATCATCAGCGCTTTATTCAGATGTTAGAAGCAGAAGGGCGTCTAGATCGAGCGATTGAGTATTTGCCATCAGATGAAGAGATTGCTAAACGCCAAAAATCTGGCACAGGTCTAACCAATCCTGAGCTAGCCGTTGTGATGGCTTACGGAAAAATGTGGGTTTATGACAACTTACTGCTCTCAGATTTACCGGATGCGCCGTATTTCGTTAATGAATTACGCAAATATTTCCCCGATGAGCTGGCATCAAAATTCTTTGATGAGATGACTGAACACCGTTTACACCGTGAAATCATCAGTACGTATATGACCAATAGTGTGGTCAACCGTCTGGGTATCGAAGCATTATTCCGTCTGCATGAAGAAACAGGACAAACGCTTGCCACTATCGTGCGCGGCTATGCCATTGCGCGTGATGTGTTCCATGTCTCAAAAGCATGGGAGCTACTTGAAGCACTTGACAATCAAGTCGATGCCACTTTGCTGCTTGAGCTTGAACTGCGTCTGCGCGATGCACTCGAAAACGGAGTAGTCTGGTTTATCAATGCCTTTGGACAAGATTTGCAAGTGGCCGATATGATTAGCCGTTTTGAAGACAGTGTCGAAAAGCTAACCAAATCAGGCGGATTTATTGAGCAGCAATTTTCACAATACTTGCAAGCCGATACCACAAGCTTGATAGAAGATGGTCTTTCTATCAATGATGCATCGATGTTTGCAATGTTGCCATACCATGTTGATGCCCTTGATGCTGCCCTCTTAGCAGAGCAGTACGAACGTCCGGTTGATGAGATTGCCACTTTATACTTTGAGGCCTATCACGTTTTGCAGCTTGATTGGATGATTGATAATATTGCTATCTTGCCGCAGCAAGACCACTGGGATCGCCGTGCCCGTCATGCGCTTGCCAATGATGTATCGCGCAGCTTACGTATGCTGATGGAGACGTTATTGACTCAACCTGATGCCATTCAAGCCTTCAGTGATTGGAAATCGCGTCATGCTAGCCAGCTTGCCGGCGTTACTGCTGAGATGAACAAACTTGATAGCAATAATGATAGCCAAATCAGCCTCTCAACGTTATCCGTCTTGATGAGTGAGTTAAGTGGTTTAGTGACCAAATAG
- the purD gene encoding phosphoribosylamine--glycine ligase yields the protein MNILVIGSGGREHALAWQCAKDNNVKNIYIAPGNAGTALEPKCQNVTLEDATDAGEHSAVIKFCQNNAIDMVIVGPEAPLVTGIVDACRAAGIKAWGPTAYCAQLEGSKTFAKEFMEQNNIPTAAYQGFTDAVAAKAYIDGQGAPIVIKADGLAAGKGVIVAETIEQAHEAIDDMLADNKFGDAGSRVVIEQFLQGEEASFICMVDGENILPMATSQDHKRAFEGDAGPNTGGMGAYSPAPVVTQEVHDKVMAQVIQPVVDAMKAAGYPYTGFLYAGLMIDDAGDPYVIEFNCRFGDPETQPILMRLQSSMVDLVAQGLEGKLPSEANWDERPALGIVVASKGYPETSSKGDVIAGLPELNNDNQNSVKVFHAGTAFSHENAPSNEKEVVTNGGRVLCVTALADSISDAQQAALTVTAAISFDGAHYRRDIGHHAIARENI from the coding sequence ATGAATATTTTGGTGATTGGTTCAGGTGGTCGTGAACACGCACTAGCATGGCAGTGCGCAAAAGATAATAATGTAAAAAATATCTATATCGCGCCTGGTAATGCTGGCACCGCCCTTGAACCCAAATGCCAAAACGTCACTTTGGAAGACGCCACTGATGCAGGCGAGCACAGCGCTGTTATCAAGTTTTGTCAGAATAACGCTATCGACATGGTCATCGTTGGTCCAGAAGCACCGTTGGTAACAGGCATTGTCGATGCTTGTCGTGCTGCTGGCATCAAAGCTTGGGGTCCAACAGCGTATTGCGCGCAGTTAGAAGGCTCAAAGACTTTTGCCAAAGAATTCATGGAACAAAACAATATCCCAACGGCGGCTTATCAGGGCTTTACCGACGCAGTAGCGGCAAAGGCTTATATCGATGGGCAAGGCGCACCTATTGTAATTAAAGCGGATGGTCTTGCTGCCGGTAAAGGGGTCATTGTTGCTGAGACGATCGAACAGGCGCATGAAGCCATTGACGATATGTTGGCAGATAATAAATTTGGCGATGCCGGTAGCCGCGTGGTGATTGAGCAGTTTTTGCAAGGCGAGGAAGCCAGTTTTATCTGTATGGTCGATGGTGAAAATATCCTGCCAATGGCAACCAGCCAAGACCATAAGCGTGCTTTTGAAGGTGATGCGGGTCCAAACACAGGCGGCATGGGTGCATATTCTCCTGCGCCAGTTGTCACTCAAGAGGTTCATGATAAAGTCATGGCACAAGTGATTCAGCCTGTTGTAGATGCGATGAAAGCTGCCGGTTATCCTTATACCGGATTTTTATATGCTGGACTCATGATTGATGATGCGGGCGACCCGTATGTGATTGAGTTTAACTGCCGTTTTGGCGATCCGGAGACGCAGCCTATTTTGATGCGTTTACAATCGTCAATGGTTGATTTGGTTGCACAAGGACTTGAAGGTAAATTACCGAGCGAAGCCAACTGGGATGAGCGCCCTGCCCTTGGTATTGTCGTCGCCTCAAAAGGCTACCCTGAAACTTCATCGAAAGGTGATGTGATTGCAGGCTTGCCAGAATTAAATAATGACAATCAAAATTCGGTAAAAGTTTTTCATGCGGGCACGGCTTTTTCTCATGAAAATGCTCCTAGCAATGAGAAAGAAGTCGTGACCAATGGCGGGCGTGTATTATGTGTGACTGCATTAGCAGATAGCATCTCAGATGCACAGCAAGCAGCATTAACGGTCACTGCTGCCATTAGTTTTGATGGTGCTCATTATCGCCGTGATATCGGTCATCATGCTATTGCCCGTGAAAACATTTAA